The Nyctibius grandis isolate bNycGra1 chromosome 7, bNycGra1.pri, whole genome shotgun sequence region AGTATCAAAAATGGTACTTTAGAGAAGAGTCATGATTTCTCCTTTAGTTTCAAAGAAGATCCTGGGAGAGTAACTCTGAGGATGTGCCAGATttacccccccaaaaaaaagtatAGGAGAGACAGCATGAAAGCTGAATAAAGAATTACAGATATAAGGAGGTAAGACAAAACAGATGGAAACACTGCCTAGCAGAAAGTTCAAGGCAGCTTATATCTATGACCAGGAAAATAggaaaactcattaaaaattTGATAAGAGAAATGTGGGCTTCCATGCCTTGGAAGCAgaactttgtattttaaaaactggagCAGAAACATTTCCGACAGATTGAATACATGCactaatatttaatattaatatttatgtaGTCCAGCATCTGCAGTAGCTGTATATATGCTGAGATCCTTTAACTTGTATAATGTCAAGTCAAGCAGTAATAACTGATTCTCTGCAGGCTTACGTAAATCCTGACACAGTCCTCTAGACTCAGTGAAGCTGGATCATTGAAGTGAAACACCGTGAGTCAGGCACAATCATCTAGAACATCATCTTCAAGGGACTTAGTTAAGCAAAGCTGAAGATCCGTGTGGACTAGCCAAAGACAGCTGACAAACCCGGGAATAAGGGTCAAGTGCTAATGAGGATAAGTCAGAGTGGAGACCTCGCTGCAGAGcctgggaggaggtgggaagaAGCCCACCCCAAGGAGAGGGGGAGCAGTATCTGCTGAGCGGTGGAAACTGCAGCTTAaccaaatgcttatcccaagGGAACTGTCGAATTAGAGTACTTGGAAGCGATTTGAGATTATCTTGTTTCAATTTGTCTTCTGTTAGCATCTGTATTATATAAAGGACAGGGTGTAGAACGGGGAGGGTTGATAGTTTGGACAGCGTATCTCGTAGCAGAGTGCTCAGACTTCCGTCCAGCAAACTGCACGGCTGCGGGTTCTTCAGATCTAAAGACGTAAATGAGAACAGGAACATCATCCTGCCTTTTTATTCATCCCCACTTCTCCAGCGCAGATCTCAGCCTCCAGTTGCCATGTCTGCACTCAGGGAATAGCCTTAGTGCTCGGTGAGCGTCTGCTTCCAGCGCTGCTGACTGCGGTAAACCAGAATTAGGTGTAGGAGCTCCCCGCCACGGTTTCACACCAGAGGAAGTTAATGACACCAGGCACGTCGTGGTAGTTGCCCGTAGGCAGGCTGTTTCCCCAGAGTACATGAATAGCTCTATTAATGAGTTCGTGAAAATACTTGCCCCAGTTACCAAAAATCTGCAGCTGCATCCAAATGGTGGTAGAGTATCTTTTTGCAAACAGCTCTATAAAAAGGAgccactgtttttttaaataaacaatttgtttgaacagaaaaatttcTAATTCCTCCATTTCATGTTGGTAATTAAGCTGCTTCAACTTCTAAAATGTAtgtaatttttgtatttaaaaatacacattcatAAATTTATACAGTTTGTGATAAAATTATATATCTTGCATATACACATCACATATATGCTACATAAATTTGCATGTCTGTcttagtttttgctttttttaaactagtatAACAGTAAagataaactaaaaataatttggagcTTAAAATGCTCTCACAAGgcaaaacataacaaaataacCACAAAGCTTCAATGCAAATAGTGAAGAGGTTTGGTGCTGTGTATTTGGGAAGTCCCTCcatattgttatttattttaatttagttttttgcatttattttgataaTTAGTTGTGACTGAGAGTGCCTTTGTTGTCACTGAGACATCTTCTCTTGAGCAATCCTGTGGCATCATTACATAGAGGAATCCAAGGCCAACAGTAAGCGCTGGAAGCaagtaaatggaaaaatcaaGTCAACTGATTAAACAGACTTTTATATGCTTTAATGTTTCTCTGCCCTGTGTGACATATTCTGTGGGTGGTGggcttggggtttttcttggtttttttgctttcacaaGTACAATTAGCATGCATCCTGGAACTTCTTACTCACATAACATGTCAGTGCAAGCTTCAACTGAAGTTAGAAGAAGGGGCAAATAtattttgggtttgcttttttttttctttttactataCCAGATTTATTCAGAAGATACATGTGGCTCAGTTTTAACCTGACTTctaacttgtttctttttcatgcgTAACGCATCCCACCTTCAGTCTCTTAAAATTATGATTGAttcctttcagttttgtatTGCATTTTCTCTGTTACAATGTGAAAATACACGATGTTTTTCCAACATGCTGTCCTATGCAGTAATTATGAATTCTGTCTTACAGAGACATGTGACGCAGTCCAGTGGTAATCGAAAATTCAAGTGCACTGAATgtggaaaagcttttaaatataaacatcaCCTAAAGGAGCACCTACGAATCCACAGTGGTAAATAAACCAATCATTGAATTGTGTACTAATGTTGCCATTTCTACTCTTTATAACTTCGATGTGATATCCGTCTTGTAAGTCTAAGTTTAAAATActagtgttttccttttttttattccttctgggACTCTGTAAGCACTGACTCCAGCCTTCAACTGTGTGCAGGAAATATGTAGAATAACTCAAGAGGACTTAAAGTTGCAGCTTAAGCTCTGACAGTTGAGGAAAACTTCACTTGTGGCAGAAGAAATGGGGAcatccttcttgtcctttttcacttgtctgttttttctgtctttgcagatCATTCAGCATGTTATGAGCCTTGCTAGAAAATTTTAATTGATAATAATCAGGACATAAGAACTATGCTTCCTGCTGTGGCTGTGATTGTCATCGTTCAAGACTAGTCGTATTAAAATAGCCTCAAGACACAAGTCTAGGATTGTGATATACTGTCACAACAGTTTAAATTTATAAGAAAAGTTCCAATTTATAAGAAATTTAATATATaatcatatattttaatatataatataacAATAAGTTAGATGTAGTCACTCAAAATTCCCAGTTTCTGTCTTTAACCCAGATCTACCCATTGACAGAAAGtctgaaaacaagtttttaggccagcttttcctttcttatcaGTTGCTCAGCCATGATAATATCAATGGAGTGCAGCTCACTTAGAAGTCCTCCCTCAGCAAATAtcatcttcatttcatttccagAGGGTAGTGGCCCTGTGTCTGTGAGTGGGAGAGCCTCAGTCAATGTACTTTTCAATCTGAAGCAAGCCAGCTGTTTTGGctattctcttttcctctgtagCACAGATCCCCTGAAAAGCCAACTCTTACCAGGGGTGTAATGATGGCATAGTTGTGCACCTCTTCCTGGCAATTTAACCTGACATTCATCTCTGAAGGCAAATATACATCTGTCTTCTACATGTGTCTGGTTTCCCTTTACTTAAACTTTGCCTGGTTTTCAGCTGATGAGTGTTGTAGGAAGATACGCATATATTGTATTTGAGTTTGCCACAGTAAAATGTGCGTAGCTCCTTATACAGTTATGATTTGCATTTAtggcattttttctttagttaatcgttttctaattttttttccactctgaagTAGTTTATGCAGCTTCTGAAGTTAGTAGTGGTACTGCTTGAATGGAGTTTAATGAAATCTGCAAGTATCATATAGACTCATTTATGTGATATGTAGACAGTTACTGGGAAATACTGGCATGTATCATGATCATGTGGGCTCCATCCTATATCTACTAGTGGATCACAAACTTATTAAAGGACCCTAGGATCAGAGCTATAGGTGACATAGTTGCTCTTACTGTTCGTTTCACtgtgtaagattttttttttccctaggacTCTTTGAGAGGTCATTTTTATGTGTACTTTTCTAGTTACTATTGCATGATGAAGTTATGCTGTAACTTAGTAAACTGTTGCatatgccttttttcttcttttttttttatgtttaggAGAGAAGCCATATGAGTGCCCAAACTGCAAGAAACGTTTTTCCCATTCTGGTTCATACAGTTCACACATAAGCAGTAAGAAGTGCATTGGTTTGATGCCCGTGAATGGTCGAGCCCGGTCAGGGCTCAAGACGTCTCAGtgctcctccccttccctttctgcaTCACCAGGTAGCCCAGCAAGACCACAGATACGACAAAAGATAGAAAATAAACCCTTGCAAGAGCAACTTCCTGTTAACCAAATTAAAACTGAACCTGTGGATTATGAATTCAAGCCCATAGTGGTTGCTTCAGGAATTAATTGTTCAACTCCTTTGCAGAATGGGGTTTTTAGTGGTGGTAGCCCATTGCAGGCAACCAGTTCTCCTCAGGGTGTGGTGCAAGCCGTTGTTCTACCAACAGTAGGTCTGGTGTCTCCCATAAGCATCAACTTAAGTGACATTCAAAATGTACTTAAAGTGGCAGTGGATGGTAATGTAATAAGgcaagtattggaaaacaatcATGCTAATCTTGCGTCCAAAGAACAAGAAACAATCAGCAATGCATCTATACCACAAGCTGGCCATTCCCTCATTTCAGCTATCAGTCTTCCTTTGGTTGACCAAGATGGGACAACCAAAATTATCATCAACTACAGCTTGGAGCAGCCAAGTCAACTTCAGGTTGTTCCACaaaatctaaaaaaagaaaactctgttCCTACAAATagttgcaaaaatgaaaaattaccgGAAGATCTTACAGTGAAGTCTGAGAAAGATAAGAACTTTGAAGGAGAGACCAATGATAGCACTTGTCTTCTTTGTGATGACTGTCCAGGAGATCTTAATGCACTTCAAGAATTAAAGCACTATGAAACGAAAAATCCACCTCAGCTTCCTCAGCCCAGTGGAACAGAAGCTGAGAAGCCTGACTCCCCTGTCCCATCAGAAACTGGGGAGAACAACTTATCTCCTGGTCAGCCACCTTTAAAGAACCTTTTATCGCTCCTGAAAGCGTATTATGCATTAAATGCACAACCGAGCGCAGAAGAGCTTTCAAAAATAGCAGATTCAGTAAACCTACCAGTGGATGTGGTAAAGAAGTGGTTTGAAAAAATGCAAGCTGGACAAATTTCTCTGCAGTCTTCTGGACCATCTTCTCCTGAACAAGTTAAATTAAGCAGTCCCACAGATAATGATGATCAAGCAGCAACTATAAATGTAAGTGAACCCCAGAACAGCACAAATAACTCTCAAAATCCTGTCAATACAACAAAATCTCAGACTTTACCAGGGGGATCAACTCCGAATGGTTCACACAGTAGCACGCCATCCCCATCGCCACTAAACCTTTCTTCATCAAGAAATTCACAGGGTTATACGTACACAGCAGAGGGTGTACAAGAGCCACAAATTGAACCTCTTGACCTTTCGCTACCAAAGCAACATGGAGAACTATTGGAAAGATCTACCATAACTAGTGTTTACCAGAACAGTGTTTATTCTGTCCAAGAAGAACCTTTGAACTTAACTTGTGCAAAAAAAGAACGACAAAAGGACAACAGTGTTACAGACTCTGATCCTATTGTAAATGTAATCCCACCAAGTGCCAATCCCATAAATATTGCTATACCTACAGTCACTGCCCAGTTACCTACAATTGTTGCCATTGCTGACCAGAACAGTGTTCCATGCTTGAGAGCTCTCGCTGCCAATAAACAAACCATTTTGATTCCACAGGTGGCTTATACATACTCTACTACAGTTAGTCCTGCAGTTCAAGAAACACCACCAAAACAGACCCAAGCCAATGGAAATCAGGTACTTTGGTCCCTGTATTTCTGTATGTTGTGTTCATTCTGTATCCACgctgaacaaacagaaaactgtcaagataaattaaataaaaatgtaaatataaggTATCAGGATTATTTGGCTTGATTGTTAATGGGTAACAGATGTTACTCTTAAGTCCTCTGCAAAGCTAGTTAGCTCAGACAGCTTGAGTCCAGACTGACGGAAACTATATAGTTCTGTCGCATCTTCACCATATTCAGTCATTCAGAAGTGTCTTCTAGGACATTAGTGctcagtattttaaagacagtCTAATTCTCCTGATCAAAAAGCAAAGTAAGGTCATGGCTTGTGTTTCTTGTTGGCTCCATGTCTCCTTCTTCCCCACATCCAGCAAATAAACTCTGGAACTTTTGGCTACTCCCTTCATGCTACTCTGCTTTCTTGGCTTGCAGAGTAGCTGAACTCATCCTGCACCATAATGGCACTTTAAACAAAATTCAGATGTATTCTCAATTGGAAGTTGAGCGGGTATTTATCTTCTTCATCTGCCATTCCTGTATCCTGCCCTGTTCCTACCTGGGTACATCCAGATGTGATCTAATCGAAGTCAGTCCTCCTGAGAAACACCTGTGCATGTTGAGGTAGGGACAGAGCAGAACAGGAAAGTGGCTCAGATAAAGACTGAGCGTTTCTAATTAAATCTTAGAAATTGGCTGTTTAGCATTTTATGCAGGCTTCTGTATTGCCAGAGACTGAGGAGCCTTGAGGAGTTACAAGGCTGCTTATATGAGTTTATGAGACAGACAACATTTGAGGTAGCTAAcatgtacatttttatattcagaTTTGATAATATATGATTAAATTAATGCTGTGTGTAGTGGTACTGCTGATATCAGTAGAAATAACTGTGCTTCTTACAGGTGAGCTTCAGCACTTGAAATGCTTAGAAATAGACAAAAGTTATgatgtttttaaagctttttattaaTGAAACATTTGAAGTCCCTCAAATTTTGAATTAAGTAGTATTCATGGTAGTTTTATGAGGAAGAGGGTAGTCAAATGTGCAAATTCAAATGGTAACTTAAATAGCTTTTTGTGAAAACTTCATCAAAAGATGATACAGTCTTGATTTCCATAAAATCCACAACATAGCAAAATGTGGGTGACAAACATTAGTTGAAAAATGCAGTTAGATATCAAATTTGCTTTTCCAACTTACAGAGGTAGCTTATAGGTCTGCagtcttcttttccttcctaacATGACGTTTATTTTATGGGCCCTAAAACATGATGTGTCAGTGTAGCTTAGACCTGGTCAACAGTCAGATTTGGATGTGATTAAAACCAATCCCTGTGAGAATTGTGCATCTGTGTGGTGGCAGGGACTGCAAAGCAGAGCGATgcagcaaaagatttttttgactATGTAAGtctaaataattttgtttggctGTTTATGGAATTTAATGAGAATAACAGTGCAGCTTCATCTTACGTTTTATAAATTGTGTACTGCatcagtgcatttttttaattgaactcaaccatttgtgtaatttttcttaAGGATGAAAGGCAAGACACTAGCTCAGAAGGAGTATCAAATGTGGAAGATCAAAATGATTCTGATTCAACACCcccaaagaaaaagatgagaaagacagaaaacgGGATGTATGCATGTGATTTATGTGACAAAATATTCCAGAAGAGCAGCTCATTATTGAGACATAAGTATGAACACACAGGTATGCACTAGGAAAAGCAGTTTCAGATCATTATTTCCTTGATGGTGTGTAAGTCATAATCGCAACTGGAATCCAGTTCTTGGAAAGTGTAGGGAAGTGTAATAGTCCTTCTTGTCATCTGTGCTCAGCTTTCTTTAGAAACCTATGTCTTGTATATTTGTTTGACAGAACTGCAATTCTATGTTTCTTTAAATTTGTAAGACCTAAACCCTGAATAGAAAAAGGAGAGTTTCTTCCATCTGGCTCATGGACAATCATCTGTGAGCCACTGCCTCTAATCAAGGATGTATTACTTCTAATTTACCTTGCTTTGttataaattaagaaaattcaaatattaaaattataaattgaGAAAAAAGGATCATGTATGTGTATGATACTTTACATGAAAGGCAGTCTATCTGTCTAGTGTGAAGGATTTTCAAATTGAGCCACAATTGTAATTAACTGAAGTTAACAGCCATTCATTAGACATGGAATGTAAACTCAAAGAACACCAttttggctttgatttttatttttcatttctcatagTTGTTCCTTTTGGCTCCAGCTCTGGTatctttagtcttttttttaataactgtcgctctcttgtttcttctgtgatgtctttaaaaacattttcctttttttattggTTAGGTGCCTATATTATATTTCTGcatattaatgttttaatttcatctcacatgtaaaattaaaaagattaaaaaattccCTTTTGTCTTTACCACTTGATCAAGTTACTCAAGTTGTATTCGTTAAGACTATCTTATTTCCATACCTTTCCTGTCCTGAGACTCTTCGAACTCCTTCTTTTCGTAACACAATTGTTCTTTCCATTCTACTTTTAAATTAAGTGCAGTGCtcagtatcatagaatcatttagattggaaaagacccttaagatcattgagtccaacaataaacctaacactgccaagcccaccactaaaccatgtccctaagcaccacatttacttgtcttctaaatacctccagggatggtgacttcatcacttccctgggcagcctgttccaatgcttgataacccttttggtgaagaaatttttcctgatacccaatctaaacctcccctggcacaacttaaggccatttcttcttgtcctatcacttgggagaaaagaccgacacccaccttgctGCTTGTTTGGCATAAGTTGGCACGGAGGTGTTGATCATCTGTATAGTGTGACCAGAAAACTGCTGTCTGACTGTGTCTTTTATGTCTGGGCTAAGACTGTGCAAAGTTGTTTTGTGTAATAACTTTGAGTGTTGAAATCAAAATAACATTACTAGGCTCATGCTGCGTTTATAAGAGACTCTAAAAACAAGGCAACAAAGTagaaagctggaaaacagagctgaaagaGAACTAAGTgaaacaaagcagatttttcttgttaataTATGTGTAGTCAGCAAGTTTTGTACATAAGGCACTTACCTGTGCCAGCCTagatttttgaattattttccttttacctaTAACGTGGAAGAAGGACTTGGTACACAAAAACCAACATAAAAGCTTAGTTGATTTAAAATTTCCATCAATGTAGAAAAGTTAAAGTGGTTTTGAGTCAAAGTAATGtttactgcaagaaaaatatcTCCTTTTCTAATTTACTTATATTTGCACTTCTTTTTGTGCTAGAAGTTACGTCTGAGAGTCTGTTTATccttctgtgttcagttttccTAAAGAACTTACAAATTACCCTTGTAATTGTGTCAATGTACCACTGCACCCTTGTCGTTTGGGCTCAGGTGAGAAACCCGGGCTGGGAATGCGTGGAGTAGAATGTCTtgctaaataaaattattaactgTTGGTAATACGTTCACCAACAGCATTTTATGATCAAAGCAACAATATGTGTTGTTAGAACTTCAGCTGTAAGATGTCTAAttgtttgtgctttattttgtaGGTAAAAGACCTCATGAGTGTGGAATCTGTAAAAAGGCATTTAAACACAAACACCATTTGATCGAACACATGCGACTGCATTCTGGGGAAAAACCCTACCAATGTGACAAATGTGGAAAGCGGTTTTCACACTCGGGGTCTTACTCTCAACACATGAATCATCGCTACTCCTATTGCaaaagagaggcagaagagcGTGACAGCACGGAGCAGGAGGAGCCAGGCCAGGAGGTCCTCAATAACGAGCATGCTGGTGTCAGGGCATCTCCATCACAGATCGACTCAGATGAGAGAGAGAGTCTAAccagggaagaagaggaagacagtgaaaaagaggaagaggaggaggaagaaaaagaggtagaaggacttcaggaagaaaaagaatgtagAAAACTAGAAGAAGTAGaggatgaagaagaagaagaggaagaagaagaagaagaaaggaaaactgaaggtAGCAAGAATGATGAAGCTCTAAATCAAGCAAGCAATGCAGAACCAGAAGTTATACAGAATAATGGGCAGGTGTcggaagaagaaaatgaataaagCTTAAATGATAGATTTttctataaggaaaaaaaaattggtaatGAAGTTCGTTCTATATTATACATGCTTTTCATGGAAACGCAGTAGCCTGCATACTGTGATTTCTGTTCACTACtgtgtaaaaaaatatatatataaaaaaaagaaaaagaaaaaaaaaagaaatccaggtGTGCCTGAACCTCAAACTTAGTAATTTTTCACACAGTTTTCAAAGTTAGGAACAAGTTTATAACATGAAGCAGATTAGAAAAATACAGTGACTCTGGAAGCAAAGATTTAACAGGTTGTAGGAAACCTGATTTATTAGACAAGTATCTGGCATTGTTTGTTTTATCAgtattaattttcattcttaaGTTGATCAATTTTTAAGCTGTACAATTGGGAGAgatttatatgatttttttttatggtaaaaCATTTCCTAAATCCGCTTCagtattttcttatgttttaaaatgtgagaACTTCTGCACTACAAAATTCCCTTTTGCAGAAACCTGTAATGCAGTTGCAAACAGTGCTTGGCTACCTTTGTAAATTCAACCTAGAAGGTAGCGGTTTATGACATTAGATGTTGTAGTAGAGCATATTATCATTTAAAGTGTATTGTTAGCCTTAAGAAAGCAGATGGTAGAAGAACTGAAGTTTCTTACTCATGTGATTAAAAATGTAGTTGAAAAGATTGTCGTTGAGTTCTGATTGCAGGGACTAACAGTGTTAATACTGGTAAGGACAGCAAAGTCGTCAAAATCAGTGTTTGTAATTGTGTTTTGAGTATGTAGTAACAATATGAAGGATATGATATGAAGCTTTGTATCTCCTTTGGCCTTATGCAAGACCTGTGTGCTGTAAGTGCCATTTATCAGTATTATAAAGGCTCAGCGCAGCCTTTATCCAATGTGTGGCCTACAATAACTAGCATTTGTTGATTTGTATCAAACTTCTAAACTaatcatggggaaaaaaacactcagCCATCAGAGAAGTAATAACACTggtatatttcattatttaattatttggtGGTATTTTGGGTTAATACCTGACTTGCAGAATTTCTCTACAATAATTACAAGGGAAATTTTCTAATCTGCTTTATTGCTTTATTGGTTTACTTTAATTTCAGACACATACATGACGTGTTATCTGGCTCAtaagtattttcaaatgttaGTTATTATGGACCCCATTTATTAACAATGTTAGCTGATTTTTACCtatcagtattattttatttcttttagttcATAGATCTGTGCAACATTTTGTACTGTATGTCTTCAAACCTGGCAGTATTAATACCCTTCTTACTGACATATGTACCTTTTTAGTTTTAGAAAACTTTTATATTTATGtgtcttatttttatatttctttatttattacaCAGTGTAGTGTATAATACTGTAGTTTGTATTAAtacaataatatattttagtaTGAAAATTTGGAAAGTTGATAAGATTTAAAGTAGAGATGCAATCGGTTCTCTTGCATTGAGATTTGATTTAACAGTGTTATGTTAACATTTATACTTGCCTTGGACTGTagaacagaagaattaaaacgGGAATGTATTAATTTTACAATTGCAATCAATTCATTTTACCTTTACCCAGTTTTTAATATAAAGCTCTTAAATTTTGAAATTCACTGTGTGACTAATAGCATGATGCTCTGCAGTTTTATTAAGAGATTAGTCTAACCATAAAACTCTCATTTCCTTAGTAAGCCAAATTAGAATAATCTTATAAACAGTGTTGGGAACaatgtttaacatttttgtgCCAATTTGTTCCTGTATTCATGTATGTATGTTACAAAtctgaaacttcatttttaagttCCTTGTTACATCATGGTCATTTTCTAGTTTTTTACCAGACTCCCCATCTCACAATAAAATGCGTCAACAAGTCTGACTTACTGTCATTATTCTGGTAA contains the following coding sequences:
- the ZEB1 gene encoding zinc finger E-box-binding homeobox 1 isoform X1 is translated as MADGPRCKRRKQANPRRNNVTNYNNVVEANSDSDDEDKLHIVEEESVTDAADCDASVPEDDLPTDHTALPENSEREGSTNSCWEDEAGKETKEILGPEAQTDEVGCTVKEDECDSDAENEQNHDPNVEEFLQQEDTAVIYPEAPEEDQRQGTPEASGQDENGTPDAFSQLLTCPYCDRGYKRFTSLKEHIKYRHEKNEDNFSCSLCSYTFAYRTQLDRHMTSHKSGRDQRHVTQSSGNRKFKCTECGKAFKYKHHLKEHLRIHSGEKPYECPNCKKRFSHSGSYSSHISSKKCIGLMPVNGRARSGLKTSQCSSPSLSASPGSPARPQIRQKIENKPLQEQLPVNQIKTEPVDYEFKPIVVASGINCSTPLQNGVFSGGSPLQATSSPQGVVQAVVLPTVGLVSPISINLSDIQNVLKVAVDGNVIRQVLENNHANLASKEQETISNASIPQAGHSLISAISLPLVDQDGTTKIIINYSLEQPSQLQVVPQNLKKENSVPTNSCKNEKLPEDLTVKSEKDKNFEGETNDSTCLLCDDCPGDLNALQELKHYETKNPPQLPQPSGTEAEKPDSPVPSETGENNLSPGQPPLKNLLSLLKAYYALNAQPSAEELSKIADSVNLPVDVVKKWFEKMQAGQISLQSSGPSSPEQVKLSSPTDNDDQAATINVSEPQNSTNNSQNPVNTTKSQTLPGGSTPNGSHSSTPSPSPLNLSSSRNSQGYTYTAEGVQEPQIEPLDLSLPKQHGELLERSTITSVYQNSVYSVQEEPLNLTCAKKERQKDNSVTDSDPIVNVIPPSANPINIAIPTVTAQLPTIVAIADQNSVPCLRALAANKQTILIPQVAYTYSTTVSPAVQETPPKQTQANGNQDERQDTSSEGVSNVEDQNDSDSTPPKKKMRKTENGMYACDLCDKIFQKSSSLLRHKYEHTGKRPHECGICKKAFKHKHHLIEHMRLHSGEKPYQCDKCGKRFSHSGSYSQHMNHRYSYCKREAEERDSTEQEEPGQEVLNNEHAGVRASPSQIDSDERESLTREEEEDSEKEEEEEEEKEVEGLQEEKECRKLEEVEDEEEEEEEEEEERKTEGSKNDEALNQASNAEPEVIQNNGQVSEEENE
- the ZEB1 gene encoding zinc finger E-box-binding homeobox 1 isoform X4, with the protein product MTSHKSGRDQRHVTQSSGNRKFKCTECGKAFKYKHHLKEHLRIHSGEKPYECPNCKKRFSHSGSYSSHISSKKCIGLMPVNGRARSGLKTSQCSSPSLSASPGSPARPQIRQKIENKPLQEQLPVNQIKTEPVDYEFKPIVVASGINCSTPLQNGVFSGGSPLQATSSPQGVVQAVVLPTVGLVSPISINLSDIQNVLKVAVDGNVIRQVLENNHANLASKEQETISNASIPQAGHSLISAISLPLVDQDGTTKIIINYSLEQPSQLQVVPQNLKKENSVPTNSCKNEKLPEDLTVKSEKDKNFEGETNDSTCLLCDDCPGDLNALQELKHYETKNPPQLPQPSGTEAEKPDSPVPSETGENNLSPGQPPLKNLLSLLKAYYALNAQPSAEELSKIADSVNLPVDVVKKWFEKMQAGQISLQSSGPSSPEQVKLSSPTDNDDQAATINVSEPQNSTNNSQNPVNTTKSQTLPGGSTPNGSHSSTPSPSPLNLSSSRNSQGYTYTAEGVQEPQIEPLDLSLPKQHGELLERSTITSVYQNSVYSVQEEPLNLTCAKKERQKDNSVTDSDPIVNVIPPSANPINIAIPTVTAQLPTIVAIADQNSVPCLRALAANKQTILIPQVAYTYSTTVSPAVQETPPKQTQANGNQDERQDTSSEGVSNVEDQNDSDSTPPKKKMRKTENGMYACDLCDKIFQKSSSLLRHKYEHTGKRPHECGICKKAFKHKHHLIEHMRLHSGEKPYQCDKCGKRFSHSGSYSQHMNHRYSYCKREAEERDSTEQEEPGQEVLNNEHAGVRASPSQIDSDERESLTREEEEDSEKEEEEEEEKEVEGLQEEKECRKLEEVEDEEEEEEEEEEERKTEGSKNDEALNQASNAEPEVIQNNGQVSEEENE
- the ZEB1 gene encoding zinc finger E-box-binding homeobox 1 isoform X2; amino-acid sequence: MRVTNYNNVVEANSDSDDEDKLHIVEEESVTDAADCDASVPEDDLPTDHTALPENSEREGSTNSCWEDEAGKETKEILGPEAQTDEVGCTVKEDECDSDAENEQNHDPNVEEFLQQEDTAVIYPEAPEEDQRQGTPEASGQDENGTPDAFSQLLTCPYCDRGYKRFTSLKEHIKYRHEKNEDNFSCSLCSYTFAYRTQLDRHMTSHKSGRDQRHVTQSSGNRKFKCTECGKAFKYKHHLKEHLRIHSGEKPYECPNCKKRFSHSGSYSSHISSKKCIGLMPVNGRARSGLKTSQCSSPSLSASPGSPARPQIRQKIENKPLQEQLPVNQIKTEPVDYEFKPIVVASGINCSTPLQNGVFSGGSPLQATSSPQGVVQAVVLPTVGLVSPISINLSDIQNVLKVAVDGNVIRQVLENNHANLASKEQETISNASIPQAGHSLISAISLPLVDQDGTTKIIINYSLEQPSQLQVVPQNLKKENSVPTNSCKNEKLPEDLTVKSEKDKNFEGETNDSTCLLCDDCPGDLNALQELKHYETKNPPQLPQPSGTEAEKPDSPVPSETGENNLSPGQPPLKNLLSLLKAYYALNAQPSAEELSKIADSVNLPVDVVKKWFEKMQAGQISLQSSGPSSPEQVKLSSPTDNDDQAATINVSEPQNSTNNSQNPVNTTKSQTLPGGSTPNGSHSSTPSPSPLNLSSSRNSQGYTYTAEGVQEPQIEPLDLSLPKQHGELLERSTITSVYQNSVYSVQEEPLNLTCAKKERQKDNSVTDSDPIVNVIPPSANPINIAIPTVTAQLPTIVAIADQNSVPCLRALAANKQTILIPQVAYTYSTTVSPAVQETPPKQTQANGNQDERQDTSSEGVSNVEDQNDSDSTPPKKKMRKTENGMYACDLCDKIFQKSSSLLRHKYEHTGKRPHECGICKKAFKHKHHLIEHMRLHSGEKPYQCDKCGKRFSHSGSYSQHMNHRYSYCKREAEERDSTEQEEPGQEVLNNEHAGVRASPSQIDSDERESLTREEEEDSEKEEEEEEEKEVEGLQEEKECRKLEEVEDEEEEEEEEEEERKTEGSKNDEALNQASNAEPEVIQNNGQVSEEENE